Proteins co-encoded in one Anopheles moucheti chromosome X, idAnoMoucSN_F20_07, whole genome shotgun sequence genomic window:
- the LOC128306713 gene encoding UPF0746 protein DDB_G0281095-like — protein sequence MASSRASRPRAKSTEERLGRSLSAVEPKVMLTRASVLASKSVNSDMAELRNMLGEMSLANEQLRAMVKELQQELVMLRQQTVAIEDMAREERKQWNKDQARQWYDETQRLRSELETETASHQELLAQMLGCGGNQALQPQLRVHSAVMQQQPQRPQKQQQQRLPPKQGPTQSSQQQPLQQQQQQQQQRMTYANVAAETCGQQATQGGTWTVVGPRRKAPQKPQQQPAKSHPQPAPRRQLAKKKLDAIEVAPGEEQSWLRHWLQIRPNSE from the exons ATGGCGTCAAGCCGTGCCTCGCGTCCCAGGGCGAAGTCAACTGAGGAAAGGCTGGGGCGATCGCTTTCGGCGGTAGAGCCGAAGGTGATGCTCACTAGAGCTTCGGTGTTGGCCTCGAAGTCGGTAAACTCCGATATGGCGGAGCTGCGTAATATGCTCGGGGAAATGTCCCTCGCCAACGAGCAGCTTCGAGCCATGGTAAAGGAGCTGCAGCAAGAGCTGGTCATGCTGCGACAGCAAACCGTGGCCATCGAAGACATGGCCCGGGAGGAGCGAAAGCAG TGGAACAAGGACCAGGCCCGCCAGTGGTACGATGAGACGCAGCGTCTCAGAAGCGAGCTTGAGACGGAGACTGCGAGCCACCAGGAGTTGCTGGCGCAGATGCTGGGTTGTGGCGGCAACCAGGCACTACAACCGCAGCTGCGCGTGCACTCAGCTgtgatgcagcagcagccacagaGGCCGcagaagcagcaacagcaacggctTCCGCCGAAGCAGGGGCCAACGCAGAGCTCTCAGCAGCAAccgctgcagcagcaacaacaacagcagcagcagcggatgaCTTATGCCAACGTGGCCGCCGAGACATGTGGCCAGCAGGCGACACAGGGCGGCACATGGACGGTGGTGGGGCCCCGTCGTAAGGCACCGCAGaagccacagcagcagccagcaaaGTCGCACCCACAACCTGCGCCACGTAGGCAGCTGGCGAAAAAGAAGCTGGACGCGATAGAGGTCGCCCCAGGGGAGGAACAATCGTGGCTTCGTCATTGGCTGCAGATCAGGCCAAACTCGGAGTAG